One Silene latifolia isolate original U9 population chromosome 4, ASM4854445v1, whole genome shotgun sequence DNA segment encodes these proteins:
- the LOC141651649 gene encoding uncharacterized protein LOC141651649, which produces MVHHHAFEVVDRAFCDIMQLDDPRAKDRVFGGKTVVLGGDFMQILPVIPGKRRTDVVDASISKSTQIWPHCEVRKLRKNMRLRKHQDNHEVAELEAFAKWVLDIGDGNIPATAKEEEDEKMWIKIPKDMLVPTTNDPIGTIVKEIYPELLKNYTDPKYLQGRAILASKNEVVDEINRYILRLIPGEEEITKSADRICPLTNGGNMEDLYPTEFLNSLHFQGLPNHKIHLKVGCPIILMRNINPAAGMCNGTRLIVVRIRSRTLEAKVITGTNAGSWL; this is translated from the coding sequence ATGGTTCACCACCATGCTTTTGAGGTTGTAGACAGAGCTTTTTGTGATATCATGCAACTTGATGACCCCCGCGCAAAGGACAGAGTCTTTGGAGGCAAAACGGTTGTGCTAGGTGGAGATTTCATGCAAATACTCCCGGTTATTCCTGGGAAGAGACGCACAGATGTAGTGGATGCTTCAATTAGCAAATCAACTCAAATATGGCCACACTGCGAGGTCCGTAAACTACGAAAGAATATGAGACTTAGGAAACaccaagacaaccatgaggttgcAGAGTTGGAAGCTTTTGCAAAGTGGGTTCTCGATATTGGGGATGGCAATATTCCAGCAACTGCAAAGGAAGAAGAGGACGAGAAAATGTGGATTAAAATACCAAAGGATATGTTAGTCCCAACTACAAATGATCCTATTGGCACAATCGTCAAGGAAATTTACCCTGAACTCCTTAAAAACTACACAGACCCCAAATACTTGCAAGGGAGAGCAATATTGGCTTCAAAAAACGAGGTGGTCGATGAGATAAATCGGTATATTCTCAGACTCATACCAGGTGAGGAGGAGATTACCAAAAGTGCTGACAGAATCTGTCCACTGACAAACGGAGGGAACATGGAAGATTTATACCCAACGGAATTTCTGAACTCCCTCCATTTTCAAGGTTTACCAAACCACAAGATACATTTGAAGGTTGGATGCCCCATAATATTGATGAGGAACATAAACCCAGCTGCTGGCATGTGCAATGGAACTAGACTGATTGTTGTACGTATACGATCCCGTACATTGGAGGCCAAAGTTATCACGGGGACTAATGCCGGCAGTTGGTTGTAA
- the LOC141651650 gene encoding uncharacterized protein LOC141651650, with the protein MVDGKCSKYYPRDFCAHTSVSDDGYPVYRRRKDGKEAEKNDHTLDNRIVVPHNIDLLVKYQAHLNVEWCNKHRSVKYLFKYMSKGPDMAHASLQEVRPHINEGNVNEQIVDEIETYLKCLYVSASEACWRVFAFEIHYKQPPVQRLPYHLESEQDVFFEDSEAPDDVLERVGDAKTTLTE; encoded by the coding sequence ATGGTTGATGGCAAGTGCTCGAAGTATTATCCAAGAGATTTTTGCGCTCACACATCTGTCAGCGACGACGGTTACCCTGTATATCGTCGAAGAAAAGATGGTAAAGAAGCGGAGAAGAACGATCACACTCTTGACAATAGAATTGTTGTCCCTCACAACATTGACCTCTTAGTGAAATACCAAGCCCACTTGAATGTGGAATGGTGTAACAAACATAGGTCAGTCAAATACCTATTCAAGTACATGTCAAAAGGGCCGGATATGGCACATGCAAGTCTGCAGGAAGTACGTCCTCACATAAACGAAGGGAATGTAAATGAACAGATAGTTGATGAAATTGAAACATATCTTAAATGCTTATATGTGTCTGCTTCCGAAGCTTGCTGGAGAGTGTTCGCATTTGAAATACATTATAAGCAACCGCCGGTCCAGCGGCTACCTTATCACTTAGAATCCGAACAAGATGTTTTCTTTGAAGATTCTGAGGCGCCAGATGACGTCCTAGAAAGAGTGGGGGATGCAAAAACCACCCTTACTGAATGA